In a genomic window of Thermogemmata fonticola:
- a CDS encoding sigma 54-interacting transcriptional regulator, translated as MSTLARAYLVVRRDDGYGEVFPLQEGTRHRLGRAPSNKIVIKDDLCSREHAEIYPEGADWAIRDLGSLNGTLVNGELLRKERVLRPLDEIRVGRTRLVFVEELGQLPEWTPENQPREAEGDGFAIRKRLGQTRYLPPAGSTSDSTQTGPRIAPAQALAVLYRLALDMANCTTPVELCELVVDALFRATPAETAAVLALKEGNELVPVVYRCRNPNAPQTYHKVSSFVSREVMSARQAILAENVATDQTLKTRESIAELRVASLICAPVFFENQLLGLLHLYRTSPTVPLNADDLEFTLAVARQFGVVWQRLRREATLTTENQSLRSQLRLESELIGESPAWQRVLEQAMRAALTKATVLIRGESGVGKELVARAIHQASPRRHGPFVTLNCAALTETLLESELFGHEKGAFTGATERLIGKFESADEGTIFLDEIGEMSLSTQAKFLRVLEGHPFERVGGNVPIHVDVRVVAATNRPLEEAVRAGTFRHDLFFRLQVIQLDVPPLRERMEDVPLLAEHFLKRFSRETGRKFKGFTAAALDKLQHYHWPGNVRELKNVIERAVALATGHVIDATDIWLSQLDLPSRTGTGPSGSAPARPDLPGSYQPLSLDELEKRHIWATLQHTDWNKSQAAAILGIERSTLDRKIKAYGLTREGGL; from the coding sequence ATGTCCACCTTGGCGCGCGCATACCTGGTTGTTCGCCGTGATGATGGCTACGGAGAAGTGTTTCCCCTACAGGAGGGTACACGGCATCGCTTAGGACGCGCTCCTTCCAACAAAATAGTCATCAAGGACGATCTTTGCAGCCGGGAACACGCCGAGATATACCCGGAAGGGGCAGACTGGGCCATTCGGGACCTCGGCAGCCTCAATGGCACGCTGGTCAATGGGGAGCTGCTCCGCAAGGAACGCGTCCTTCGCCCATTGGATGAAATCCGCGTAGGCCGGACTCGGCTGGTGTTCGTCGAAGAACTCGGGCAGTTGCCGGAATGGACGCCGGAGAATCAGCCTCGTGAAGCGGAGGGAGATGGATTTGCTATCCGCAAACGGCTGGGACAGACCCGCTATCTCCCTCCGGCAGGCAGCACCTCCGATTCGACCCAAACCGGACCGCGCATTGCTCCTGCCCAAGCGCTGGCCGTGCTGTACCGCTTGGCGCTGGACATGGCCAATTGTACGACTCCGGTGGAATTGTGCGAATTGGTCGTCGATGCTTTGTTCCGGGCAACACCCGCGGAAACGGCTGCTGTTCTGGCACTGAAAGAAGGGAACGAACTGGTTCCCGTGGTGTACCGTTGCCGCAATCCCAACGCTCCGCAAACCTACCATAAGGTCTCGAGTTTTGTCAGCCGCGAGGTGATGTCTGCCCGGCAGGCGATCCTGGCCGAGAACGTGGCCACGGATCAAACTCTCAAAACCCGCGAGAGCATCGCCGAGTTGCGCGTGGCCAGTCTGATTTGCGCCCCAGTGTTTTTCGAGAATCAACTTCTGGGTTTGCTCCATCTGTACCGCACCTCGCCGACGGTACCTTTGAATGCTGATGATCTGGAGTTTACTCTGGCCGTCGCCCGGCAATTCGGAGTGGTTTGGCAGCGGCTGCGGCGCGAGGCCACTCTGACCACGGAAAACCAGAGTTTGCGGAGCCAACTGCGGCTGGAGTCTGAGCTGATTGGGGAAAGTCCGGCTTGGCAGCGCGTCTTGGAACAGGCCATGCGTGCTGCCTTGACCAAGGCTACTGTCCTCATCCGCGGTGAAAGCGGCGTGGGCAAAGAGCTGGTGGCACGGGCCATCCATCAGGCCAGTCCGCGGCGTCATGGACCGTTCGTGACCCTCAATTGTGCGGCTCTGACGGAAACCCTGCTGGAGAGCGAACTGTTCGGCCACGAGAAAGGGGCTTTTACCGGAGCGACGGAACGCCTCATCGGAAAATTCGAATCCGCCGATGAAGGAACCATTTTCCTGGATGAAATCGGAGAAATGTCCCTATCCACTCAGGCTAAGTTCCTGCGGGTGCTGGAGGGGCATCCCTTCGAGCGGGTCGGAGGGAATGTGCCAATTCACGTCGATGTTCGCGTGGTGGCAGCGACGAATCGGCCCTTGGAAGAGGCCGTACGGGCAGGAACATTCCGGCATGATCTCTTCTTCCGCTTGCAGGTCATCCAGTTGGATGTTCCACCTTTGCGGGAGCGGATGGAAGATGTCCCCCTGCTGGCCGAACATTTTCTCAAACGCTTCAGCCGCGAGACGGGGCGGAAGTTCAAAGGATTTACCGCTGCCGCTTTAGACAAGCTCCAGCATTACCACTGGCCCGGTAATGTCCGGGAATTGAAAAACGTCATCGAGCGAGCTGTCGCGTTGGCTACGGGCCACGTCATCGATGCTACGGACATTTGGCTATCGCAACTCGATCTACCCTCAAGAACAGGAACGGGGCCGTCAGGATCGGCACCTGCCCGCCCAGATTTGCCGGGGAGTTATCAACCTCTGTCTCTCGATGAGCTAGAAAAACGGCACATCTGGGCTACGCTCCAGCACACCGACTGGAACAAATCCCAGGCGGCGGCTATTCTCGGTATCGAAAGGTCCACACTCGATCGCAAGATTAAAGCTTACGGCCTCACGCGTGAAGGAGGCCTCTAA
- a CDS encoding RluA family pseudouridine synthase, translated as MATEFELAPFVVAPQEAGHTLAKVLRSRLGGPTWTQVRRLIAARRVQINGSVCTDDARRLQEGETVTLLRHPQPLPATAHPQRLVLRHLDDQIVVVEKPAGINTVRHPRERTWPSRRRRQSPTLEDLTQWAIAARYQYSPHVLPRLRVVQRLDRETSGLLVFARTAEAERILGQQFQAHTVFRRYIAIVVGTMKGQTFRSRLVRDRGDGRRGSTRNPHRGKEAITHVDVIEHLPGYTVVSCRLETGRTHQIRIHLAEAGHPVCGEKVYIHTLDGQILDDPSGAPRLALHAAELGFLHPTTGQPLHWSMPLPDDLSRFLQQLKKSGGNRHSLKHSRDG; from the coding sequence ATGGCAACAGAGTTTGAGCTGGCTCCTTTTGTCGTGGCTCCACAGGAAGCTGGCCACACTTTGGCCAAAGTCCTGCGTTCCCGTTTAGGTGGGCCGACGTGGACCCAGGTGCGGCGGCTCATCGCGGCGCGACGCGTCCAGATCAACGGCAGTGTCTGTACCGATGATGCACGGCGGCTCCAGGAAGGCGAAACGGTGACACTGCTTCGCCACCCTCAGCCGCTTCCCGCAACAGCGCACCCGCAGCGTCTCGTCCTCCGCCACTTGGATGACCAAATTGTCGTGGTGGAAAAGCCCGCGGGGATCAACACCGTCCGGCATCCCCGGGAACGCACCTGGCCCTCACGCCGCCGTCGGCAAAGCCCAACGTTGGAAGACCTGACCCAATGGGCCATAGCGGCCCGTTACCAATATTCCCCCCATGTGCTGCCACGTTTGCGAGTGGTGCAGCGCCTGGATCGGGAAACCAGCGGCTTGCTCGTCTTCGCTCGCACGGCGGAAGCGGAACGCATCTTGGGCCAGCAGTTCCAAGCTCACACTGTCTTTCGCCGCTATATCGCCATTGTGGTGGGAACAATGAAAGGACAAACATTCCGTTCACGGCTGGTGCGCGACCGAGGCGATGGACGCCGGGGTAGCACTCGCAACCCCCATCGAGGGAAAGAGGCCATCACTCACGTGGACGTCATCGAACACTTGCCCGGTTATACCGTCGTATCTTGCCGATTGGAGACGGGACGTACCCATCAGATTCGGATTCATCTTGCAGAAGCCGGACATCCCGTTTGCGGGGAGAAGGTTTACATCCACACTCTCGATGGCCAGATTCTGGACGATCCGAGCGGTGCCCCGCGACTGGCCCTGCACGCCGCCGAGCTGGGTTTCCTTCACCCGACAACGGGTCAACCTCTCCACTGGAGTATGCCTTTGCCGGACGACTTGTCTCGTTTTCTGCAGCAGCTCAAAAAATCTGGTGGGAATCGCCACAGCCTCAAGCACTCCCGTGATGGATAG
- a CDS encoding PP2C family protein-serine/threonine phosphatase, whose product MQAPLLKVRDVMESQPVTVSPDCPLREVLLLMNERRIGSVLVTDSERRLLGIFTERDLLRRIVAAPSDWLCHPVSEWMTPHPHTIGPDLDWEEAIVRMERLRVRHLPVVENGVVVGIISTRLLMARRTDYLHRQVEARTRALKQLNDELLARDAELRHNLKAAARFQTRLLLPSEPPTWPELSWGIHYAPLDHLGGDYYDVARPDPNHLGFLIADASGHSIAAMMVAIISRIAFSEVAPTTISPGQVLAAMNERLQNLADDRFVTAFYGVLDRSTGQLTFANAGHPSPLHFVAAIGEVKLLRATGFMLGIMPGEQFREKCVQLGAGDRLVFYTDGLIEARNEIGETYGMERLKDCLQRHGYESPDFLCRAILEDQRRFCGQQPLQDDLTLVVTAYTGQPR is encoded by the coding sequence ATGCAAGCGCCGTTGCTCAAGGTCCGTGACGTTATGGAATCTCAGCCAGTGACAGTTTCGCCCGACTGCCCCTTGCGCGAGGTGCTCCTTCTGATGAATGAGCGCCGCATCGGCTCCGTATTGGTTACAGATAGTGAACGACGCCTTCTCGGTATTTTCACGGAAAGGGACCTCTTGCGGCGGATCGTGGCAGCGCCCAGCGACTGGCTCTGCCATCCCGTCTCCGAATGGATGACCCCGCACCCCCACACGATTGGTCCGGACTTGGATTGGGAAGAAGCCATCGTGCGCATGGAACGGCTGCGCGTGCGCCATTTGCCGGTCGTAGAAAACGGAGTGGTAGTTGGTATTATCTCGACGCGATTGCTCATGGCACGCAGGACGGATTATCTCCACCGGCAGGTTGAAGCCCGTACCCGCGCTCTCAAGCAGTTGAACGACGAGTTACTGGCACGGGATGCCGAATTACGACACAATCTAAAAGCAGCAGCACGCTTTCAGACCCGCCTCTTGCTCCCTTCGGAACCGCCGACTTGGCCAGAGTTGAGTTGGGGAATTCACTATGCTCCCCTCGATCACCTGGGCGGCGATTATTACGATGTCGCCCGACCGGACCCTAACCACTTAGGCTTCCTCATCGCCGATGCCAGTGGCCACAGCATTGCTGCCATGATGGTGGCTATCATCTCCCGGATCGCCTTCAGCGAGGTCGCTCCGACAACGATTTCTCCGGGCCAGGTGCTAGCCGCCATGAACGAGCGCTTGCAAAATCTGGCCGATGACCGGTTCGTCACGGCTTTCTATGGAGTGCTCGACCGCTCAACGGGTCAGTTGACCTTCGCCAATGCGGGCCATCCGTCACCTTTGCACTTTGTGGCAGCGATTGGTGAAGTCAAGCTTCTGCGTGCCACGGGTTTCATGTTGGGCATTATGCCAGGAGAGCAATTTCGGGAAAAATGCGTTCAGCTTGGAGCAGGCGACCGCTTAGTCTTCTATACGGACGGACTGATCGAAGCTCGCAATGAGATCGGAGAAACATACGGCATGGAACGGTTGAAGGATTGTTTGCAACGCCATGGATATGAGTCTCCGGATTTTCTCTGCCGGGCGATCCTGGAGGACCAGCGCCGCTTCTGTGGGCAACAGCCGCTCCAGGACGATTTGACGCTCGTAGTGACAGCTTATACCGGACAGCCTCGTTGA
- a CDS encoding YgiQ family radical SAM protein → MTTVNAGTRTPLPMWDDLPRNTAGRAAVSGRPSQDHPLAPMSAAEMKQRGWDWVDVVFVTGDAYVDHPSFAMAILHRVLEAAGFRVAMLSQPDWRSAEPWRQFGRPRLFFAISAGNMDSMINHYTANKKVRNDDAYSPGGRIGLRPDRATIVYCQRAREAFPGVPIIAGGVEASLRRLAHYDYWSDTVKRSILLDSKADLLVYGMGERNIVTIARRLAAGQTLRDLRDLRGIVYPLGAREASQFCPDRSPYPWTYEQLPSYEEVREDKVAFARATRLIHLHTNPYNAAGLVQFHERQAVVQNPPDLPLTQAEMDAIYDLPFTRRPHPSYREPIPAFEMIKDSITIMRGCFGGCTFCSITAHQGRIIQSRSVESVEREVQRLTQDPQFKGIISDVGGPTANMYRMGCSRPEVAAKCKRLSCVHPTICKLLDTNHGPLIELLRRVRQVPGVRKVFVASGIRMDLAEKSPEYVQELASHHVGGRLKVAPEHVAPRVLQLMKKPPVIHFDRFTKQFRAASRAAGKPQQQIVPYFIASHPGSDLQAMIELALYLKRSGYRPDQVQDFIPAPMDIATCMYYTGIDPMTMQPVYVARKLRERKWQRALMQFFKPENYFLVREALIQAGRADLIGGCDGLIPAKPPPQALARRRFSPLKTVEDDHYHAVVQHQVSQPHAREEQRTNSPCRSGPGSASSIGYRPGRKGHRRRERTSPAPNPPPSHS, encoded by the coding sequence ATGACAACGGTCAATGCTGGTACACGAACACCGCTGCCCATGTGGGATGATCTGCCGCGGAACACCGCCGGACGAGCTGCCGTTTCGGGTCGGCCATCGCAAGATCATCCCCTTGCCCCCATGAGCGCCGCGGAGATGAAGCAACGGGGATGGGATTGGGTGGATGTCGTCTTCGTGACCGGGGATGCTTACGTTGATCATCCGAGCTTTGCGATGGCGATCCTGCACCGTGTGCTTGAGGCGGCGGGATTTCGTGTAGCCATGCTCAGCCAACCGGATTGGCGCAGTGCCGAACCCTGGCGGCAATTCGGGCGCCCGCGGCTCTTCTTCGCCATCAGCGCCGGCAACATGGATTCGATGATCAATCACTACACGGCCAACAAGAAGGTGCGTAACGACGATGCATACTCACCCGGCGGCCGGATCGGTTTGCGACCGGATCGTGCCACCATCGTTTATTGCCAACGCGCACGGGAGGCCTTCCCCGGCGTGCCGATCATCGCGGGCGGCGTCGAAGCTTCTCTGCGGAGGCTGGCTCATTACGACTACTGGTCAGATACCGTGAAGCGCTCGATCCTGTTGGACAGCAAGGCCGATCTGCTCGTTTATGGGATGGGGGAACGGAATATCGTCACGATCGCCCGGAGACTGGCCGCCGGACAAACTTTACGTGACCTGAGAGACCTCCGTGGGATCGTGTATCCTTTAGGGGCGCGAGAAGCGTCGCAATTTTGTCCCGACCGCAGCCCCTATCCGTGGACCTACGAACAACTGCCCAGCTATGAGGAAGTCCGGGAGGATAAGGTGGCTTTTGCGCGGGCGACCCGCCTCATCCATCTCCATACCAATCCCTACAATGCTGCCGGCTTGGTTCAGTTTCATGAACGGCAGGCCGTGGTGCAAAACCCACCGGACCTGCCCCTGACCCAAGCGGAGATGGATGCCATCTATGACTTGCCCTTTACTCGCCGGCCGCATCCCAGTTATCGGGAACCCATCCCGGCTTTTGAGATGATCAAGGATTCGATCACCATCATGCGCGGATGCTTCGGCGGCTGCACGTTCTGTTCCATCACGGCGCATCAGGGACGGATCATCCAAAGCCGTTCGGTGGAATCGGTCGAGCGAGAGGTCCAACGCCTCACTCAAGACCCTCAGTTTAAGGGAATCATTTCGGATGTGGGCGGACCGACAGCTAACATGTACCGCATGGGGTGCAGCCGGCCGGAAGTGGCGGCAAAATGCAAGCGACTCTCCTGCGTCCATCCCACGATTTGCAAGCTGCTGGATACCAACCACGGCCCGTTGATTGAGTTGCTGCGCCGCGTTCGGCAAGTCCCCGGAGTCCGCAAGGTGTTCGTAGCTTCAGGAATTCGGATGGACTTAGCTGAGAAATCGCCGGAGTATGTGCAGGAGCTAGCCTCCCATCACGTCGGCGGCCGCCTCAAAGTGGCCCCGGAACATGTGGCTCCTCGCGTTCTCCAACTCATGAAAAAGCCGCCCGTGATTCACTTCGACCGCTTTACGAAGCAGTTCCGTGCGGCGTCGCGGGCCGCCGGAAAGCCCCAGCAACAAATCGTGCCCTACTTCATCGCTTCGCATCCCGGAAGCGACTTGCAGGCTATGATCGAATTAGCATTGTATCTCAAGCGGAGCGGCTACCGCCCGGACCAGGTGCAGGACTTCATCCCCGCTCCTATGGACATCGCTACCTGCATGTATTACACCGGCATAGACCCGATGACGATGCAGCCAGTCTATGTGGCTCGGAAGCTCCGCGAGAGGAAATGGCAGCGTGCCTTGATGCAATTCTTCAAGCCAGAGAATTACTTCTTGGTCCGCGAAGCCCTGATCCAAGCCGGTCGAGCCGATTTGATCGGGGGATGCGACGGGCTGATCCCTGCCAAGCCGCCCCCCCAAGCTCTGGCCCGCCGTCGGTTTTCTCCGCTAAAGACAGTCGAGGATGATCACTACCACGCTGTTGTCCAGCATCAGGTCTCGCAGCCTCATGCCAGGGAAGAACAAAGGACGAATTCCCCCTGCCGTAGTGGACCTGGCTCCGCCTCCAGCATCGGGTATCGTCCAGGACGCAAGGGACATCGCCGCCGGGAAAGAACCTCCCCTGCCCCGAATCCTCCCCCTTCCCACTCGTGA
- a CDS encoding ExbD/TolR family protein — protein MSSWLVRPEGSPQAIRLASPEEVLAGIREGHWLPSDEVQGPGENQWRSIDTHPQLADSVAEWLTPPRLQEDETHLDMNPLIDVCLVLLIFFILTITYASLERAIDVPPLNPDKKGPAQVNYKDIKDQVFVVTARMDGNRPVVRIEKQEVPIHQIAKEMKRIIDSTGRREMVLDVDKAVPWGIVTAILDAAKGNGVRNILNNRRG, from the coding sequence ATGAGCAGTTGGCTGGTGCGACCGGAAGGATCACCCCAAGCTATTCGGTTAGCGAGTCCGGAAGAAGTGCTGGCCGGAATCCGGGAGGGGCACTGGCTGCCCAGCGATGAGGTCCAAGGGCCCGGCGAGAATCAGTGGCGGAGCATCGACACCCATCCCCAATTGGCCGACAGCGTGGCCGAGTGGCTCACCCCTCCGCGGCTGCAAGAGGATGAGACCCACCTCGATATGAATCCCCTCATCGACGTCTGCCTGGTCTTGCTCATTTTTTTCATCCTGACCATCACCTATGCTTCCCTCGAACGGGCGATTGATGTCCCCCCGCTTAACCCGGATAAGAAGGGACCGGCTCAAGTCAACTACAAAGACATCAAAGACCAGGTGTTTGTTGTCACCGCTCGGATGGATGGGAATCGACCGGTGGTCCGTATTGAGAAGCAAGAAGTTCCGATCCATCAGATTGCTAAAGAAATGAAGCGTATCATTGACAGCACGGGGCGGCGCGAGATGGTCCTGGATGTGGACAAAGCCGTACCATGGGGTATCGTGACTGCTATTTTGGACGCGGCTAAGGGGAACGGTGTCCGCAACATTCTCAACAACCGCCGGGGTTGA
- a CDS encoding MotA/TolQ/ExbB proton channel family protein yields MQAVKDFFIGEWYFALPLVTMSLVGAALVIWRILLNMSANTSMDDFLPVFQEVLRKHGIRGAVELCKQEKGLIPSRVFVAGLEAADQGAAAMRRSIANEVELEVLPRLHFLLPTILAIAKIATMVGLFFTVISMINTFDAIGRESAAGKVKEIGGHSSKIGLALFATAIGLFTAIPLVFSHVLFKAWITKFEVKIKVATQKLITLVTNYKKDPKLLDGPIPGVTDRARVTTPTPVGAGKPPVAVAAAAPVAAPATAIPVKPVPQEPRER; encoded by the coding sequence ATGCAAGCCGTCAAAGATTTTTTCATCGGTGAATGGTATTTTGCCTTGCCACTGGTGACGATGTCGCTCGTTGGGGCGGCGCTAGTCATCTGGCGGATTCTGCTCAATATGTCGGCCAACACCTCGATGGATGATTTTCTGCCTGTGTTTCAGGAGGTGCTCCGGAAGCATGGGATTCGAGGGGCGGTTGAGTTGTGCAAACAAGAAAAAGGGTTAATCCCCAGTCGGGTCTTTGTGGCGGGTTTAGAAGCGGCGGACCAGGGAGCGGCGGCCATGCGCCGCAGTATCGCCAACGAGGTCGAGCTGGAAGTACTCCCCCGCTTGCACTTCCTTTTACCGACGATTCTCGCCATCGCCAAAATTGCCACGATGGTCGGCCTCTTCTTCACCGTGATCTCGATGATCAACACGTTCGACGCGATTGGCCGCGAATCAGCGGCCGGCAAAGTCAAGGAAATCGGAGGTCATTCCTCCAAAATTGGCCTGGCTTTGTTTGCGACAGCCATCGGCCTATTTACCGCCATCCCTCTCGTGTTCAGTCATGTCCTCTTCAAAGCTTGGATCACGAAGTTCGAGGTGAAAATCAAAGTGGCAACGCAGAAACTGATCACCTTGGTCACCAACTACAAGAAAGACCCGAAGCTCCTGGATGGACCCATTCCTGGCGTGACAGATAGGGCCAGAGTCACGACGCCTACCCCTGTGGGGGCGGGAAAACCTCCTGTGGCAGTGGCCGCGGCAGCTCCCGTGGCAGCGCCGGCGACAGCGATACCCGTCAAACCTGTCCCGCAGGAACCGCGTGAACGATGA
- a CDS encoding ExbD/TolR family protein, whose amino-acid sequence MGGAPKSFDVWFVTANTVYKGVPYQVAADWVQQGRLAATDHVRPSGTELWVAVRDYPLLADYLPKVLTLPTVAVSSVESSSSSAQEQQAATQGHQAASSSGLPLSSDRLPGEGMTPRDVDELFEHAPAPLFHRSDDDEEVDMVPLIDISMVLLVFFIMIRAAGALAPVDVPEMRYAGSLATDPEAITIVIDKYNEEQVYYAVRHGKAAPKPSHDLLHTPEAALRALDEILATVSRPPEVRVACHKDLPYERIVELQPELEARHKKNMINSFVATVVEAPRE is encoded by the coding sequence GTGGGCGGAGCACCGAAGAGTTTCGATGTCTGGTTCGTCACGGCGAATACCGTGTACAAAGGCGTGCCGTATCAAGTGGCGGCGGACTGGGTCCAGCAAGGCCGCTTGGCCGCGACCGATCACGTACGACCCAGCGGGACTGAGCTGTGGGTTGCAGTTCGGGATTATCCCTTACTCGCGGATTATCTCCCCAAGGTTTTGACGCTGCCGACTGTAGCGGTCAGCAGTGTGGAATCCTCCTCTTCTTCCGCTCAGGAGCAACAGGCAGCCACTCAGGGACACCAGGCAGCCTCTTCCTCCGGGCTCCCTCTCTCTTCCGATCGCCTCCCTGGAGAGGGAATGACTCCACGGGATGTGGATGAGTTGTTCGAGCATGCCCCGGCACCGCTCTTTCACCGCAGTGATGACGATGAAGAAGTGGATATGGTCCCCCTTATCGACATCAGCATGGTCTTGCTAGTATTCTTCATCATGATCCGAGCGGCGGGAGCGCTGGCACCTGTGGATGTGCCGGAAATGCGCTACGCTGGCTCCCTGGCGACTGATCCCGAAGCCATAACAATCGTCATCGACAAATACAACGAGGAGCAAGTGTACTACGCCGTGCGCCACGGTAAGGCTGCTCCCAAACCTAGTCATGATCTGCTACACACTCCCGAAGCGGCGTTACGCGCCTTGGACGAAATCTTGGCCACAGTGTCTCGGCCGCCGGAGGTGCGTGTTGCTTGCCACAAAGACCTGCCTTACGAGCGGATTGTGGAATTGCAGCCGGAATTGGAGGCCCGACACAAGAAGAACATGATCAACTCGTTTGTGGCTACTGTTGTGGAAGCCCCGCGAGAATAA